In one Candidatus Methylomirabilis sp. genomic region, the following are encoded:
- the otsB gene encoding trehalose-phosphatase: MGRPLAERTVPLPRRRPRSQGTLSYVAPHPGGLRSLQARLGAELEAGAGLLLVLDFDGTLAPIVSRPEAARLAPAVRKTLARLAAASRVGLAILSGRSLPDLKRRVGLRGIVYGGCHGLEIRGPGLRFRHPQASVLRRRIRAAAAVLTRDIPEFPGAHLESKGLALAVHYRGLSPSRRTALHRWVKGVAARAALAILPGKQVWDLVP; this comes from the coding sequence CTGGGCCGGCCACTTGCTGAGCGAACTGTCCCGCTTCCCCGTCGGCGACCTCGGAGCCAGGGAACGCTGAGCTACGTCGCGCCGCACCCCGGGGGCCTCCGCTCCCTCCAAGCACGACTCGGGGCCGAGCTCGAAGCGGGAGCCGGTCTCCTCCTGGTTCTCGACTTCGACGGCACGCTCGCGCCAATCGTCTCTCGGCCCGAAGCCGCCCGGCTCGCCCCTGCGGTCCGGAAGACGCTGGCACGTCTGGCAGCCGCCTCCCGCGTCGGCCTTGCGATCCTCTCGGGCCGGTCCCTCCCCGACCTCAAACGCCGCGTGGGCCTCCGGGGGATCGTATACGGCGGCTGCCACGGGCTCGAGATCCGCGGGCCCGGCCTCCGGTTCCGGCATCCCCAGGCCTCGGTCTTGCGGCGGCGGATTCGCGCGGCGGCGGCTGTCCTCACCCGGGACATCCCGGAGTTCCCCGGGGCCCACCTGGAGTCGAAGGGGCTTGCCCTGGCCGTGCACTATCGGGGCCTCAGCCCGTCCCGGCGGACAGCGCTCCACCGGTGGGTCAAGGGAGTGGCCGCCCGGGCGGCGCTTGCGATCCTGCCGGGCAAGCAGGTCTGGGATCTCGTCCCC